A region of the Chroicocephalus ridibundus chromosome 1, bChrRid1.1, whole genome shotgun sequence genome:
gagagctgggactgttcagtgtggagaagagaaggctcggggggatcTCAACAATGTATACAAATACCCAaaaggagggtgcaaagaggatggagccaggcttttctcagcagcgcccagtgacagggccagagtcaatgggcacaaattgaagcacaggaggtttcctctgaacatcaggaaacactttttcactgtgattgtgactgggcactggcacaggttgcccagggaacttGTGGAGTcgccatccttggagacattcggAAActgcctggacatggtcctgggcacctagctgtaggtggccctgcctgagcagtgaggttggaccagatgacctccagaggtcccttccaacctcaacctgTCTGTGATTCAGTGGTTCTGAGCAAGCCGTGGTGCACGATGGGGctgagaggcagggaggggagtgcGGCAGGACTTTCCCAGGAGCAAGCAGACCTACAGTTTGGCTTTTGGGAAGCTGCTGGTGAAAAGATGCTCCCCCAGGGCCACATAAGCGGCACCTCCCCACCGCAGGCGCTCAGGGCAGGGCTGTGATTCGCTGTGTCATGGATGCACCCGTTCCACCACACTGCTGCAGCCACCGACGTCCCCATCCTAAGGGACTACGTCATGCTTTGGGGGGAGACAGCTGcacgctgccagcagcagcgagGGAAAGCTGATTTAAATAGCTGCTTCTGCAGTCGCAAAAGCGGTAACTCATCTTCCAGAAATTTGGAGCACAAAAGCTGCACTGGGTCAAAAGAGCTGGCTGGGTCAAAGTCACCGCCCAGTGACTGGAGCCCAGTCACCGAACTGGGCGGCATGTGACTCAGCAGTAATTATGGCTGGCAAATTTATATTTGTCCTTCACATGTCAGGTTTAATACATCTGACTTCTGTGCACTGGCTCTGCCTCGGAGTGTGTGTTCAGTTTACTGCAGGCTaagccagctgctgctgtttaggCATTTCTGTATTatgctaagggaaaaaaataaaccaccgTTTGAAAGGTTTTATATTTGGAAACTTGCTGCAAGGTTCTTCCAAGCGTGACAGTGTAGAGACCCCGGGAACTGGGCTGTGCTGTGGATATGAGAAACGTGAGCATTTGGGAACAGCAAGATCAAtctcaaataatttcaaagtagCCCTGTTTTTATAGTGCCTGCTTATATGTAATACTATATACTGCACGAGCAGCGGTCCTTTTCAAAGTAGGAGCCCTTCAGTTAAGTGTCATATCTAGTAATCAGAATGGTTTGTGaatggagcagaggaagaggcgTCTGGCAATGTGGCGGCCTGTGCTGGCTCCCTTACACTAGGGGTATGTCACAATTTCCGCTGCAAGTGTCAGGGGGGTTTGCGAGGCTTTCAAATTGAGTATAAAAATTCACTACAGGTTGAAATTTGTCAGCCAAATGCTCTATTCCTTCCACGGCATTTATCGTCTGTCTTGTATATATTGCCCTTGGGAGTAAAGACACTGGTTTCAGGCCcgtgacaggatttttttttcaattggtctgatttgtttttaaatgagaaggaAGTGAGTTCTCTCCTTCCCAGAATGGATTGCTAACTACAGGCTGTTGACAACAGCAATATAGTTAGCAAATATATGACTGTAACGCGGCTCTTTGCAGGCGATCAGCCTGTGCAATAGGCAGACCACCATGGTATTTCTCAGCTGAACTATTTAAAAGACCCAAGTAGGATCAGCCAGTCAAGCCGCTGCATTTGAGAACGCTTGTGCTTTGTGCTGAAGCAGTGTATACATATTGTCAATGTCCCATCTATAACATGCCATTTTGCGCTGCTGTAATGATTTCCTTTCCCTCTCGTTCCCCCAGGGCTTAACAGCCTGGACGGGAGCCTTGACACAAATAGGTTTGCCTCCCGGAAGGATCCATAATGCAGCAGTGGAAGATAAAAGAGTACCTGTTGCATGAGCTGAGTCAGAGCCTTGTTATTCCTCCAGCCTCTTCTGAAGTTGTCTGATATCTCCTGAAACCTGTCCTCCACTCCGCCTGGCCAAATCTCAGAGGGGTCACCATCAGCCCTCCTGTGAGCAGAGAGGGGACAGGTCCCACCATCCCTCCTGGTGACTCTGCACCCGGCCGAGGTGCGTGGGGATATCAAACACAGCACCACAAATGGTGAAACACGGGGGAAAAGGTTAGTTTGCCATTAGCTGTGAGTTGGTTAATCCTCTGCCCTGTGGTGCTCGGGGATTACACTACTAGAAGGGATGGCCAGGAGTGTCGGTCCCAGGTGCCTGAATAGGTGAATCCGTGAGAAATGTGAGAGACAAACACTGCTGAAATCATCTGTGGTTTGCATGTATGGGAGAGACAACCTGGATGCTATTTGTGTGTTAATACCTCCATATATTTGGTATATGAAAGCTCACTTTATTCAAATACATGTTTTCTATTCTAGCAACAAGGCCCCAATAACAACATGGTAAAGCCTTTATCTGTGTATGGCTTGAACTACACAAAGCAAAAACTGCAGGATGGAAGACGATTTATTGTTCGTTGGATATGTCAATATGTGTCCTCCTTGACCATTCGCATATTTACTGCAGAAGGATGCAGAAAGATGGGTCGGAGTTTGGCTGCTGAGACTGCCGAGGACAAGCAGGCGCAACCCTGAGCTCCTTCAGAAACCCACATCTCAGTAGGGCACAGGTTGGGTGCCAGGTTCCGTGGCGATGAGGAGTGCTGCCATGGGGTGGCAGGATGAGCCTGACGGGGACCGGGGCGTGCAGGACCTGGCATGGTGCTCTGGTCGGGTGCGTGCCACTGGGGGTGCTCGGCAGGTCTGCCATCGTCCTCCCAAAGGGTGGTGGGGCGTCCCCATCAGGGGTGCTCTCACCACAGCCCTTGTAATGGACTTTCACCGAGCAAAAATCAAACATGTTGCTTCTGGCAGGAGGGTCAGTTGACAGCAAGTTTTGGCAGAACACCGAAGTCCAAATCCATCCATAACTTTGTCCCCAAGCTGTTCCATTAAGCCAAGATTTCTGattatgttttggtttggatACTGTGTTTATAATGAAAGGAAACCCAGTTTTTCCAGGAGATACTGAGCAGGGCATCCCACAAAGTGAGCACCCATTCCACAGGGTGCACGGTATAATTTGAATTCTGTGTCGATAGCAAGGTAGAAGCCGCAGTACGGGCAAGCAAGCGAAGCAGGGGGGTAGCTGCATATGGCGCAGTCCCACAGGAGATCCCACAGGAAGGCGCGCAACAGCCCTGAGAAAAGTCTGTGGCGCGGCCATCAGCAGGAGATGACTctgtaggttattttttttttatcaccacCCCTTTCATGGCATTTCGGTACAGCTAACACACCATTTCCTGTGCAGTTACACACACCATTGCATAGTGCCATGAACTTAACTCTTATCAGCGCCCTGGTGGGAAAGCCCGGGCTATTTACAATAGGGCTCTTTTCAGCCTTGCAAGCttcttttcaattaaaacaaacagcaaattaaatattaaatagatAAGTAGGGAAGtgaaattaattgatttttccaGCACTGAGGTGTGGTAGACAGAGGAAACTTAAGGCAGTTTCACTGAATTATATTACCTTTGTTTGTGTATGCTAACTACatgaaacttgttttaaaaacgGGGTAACTCTGAATACTTTatctgaaaaaaccccaaacccggCACATACTTCAGGTTGATTTTTATTAAAGGAGAAATATAGTACAGCTATCACCATTGATATCAACATCAAAAATTTTACTTTAAGTCATGTCCATGTTGACTTACAGTTTTGTACCATGTAATCAGTGTACGTAGTGTAAAAAAAGGAGTCCGGGAACTACAAACCAGCTCTTTGGACAACTTCAAACCGCCTCTTGATCCCAGATCTTCAAACGTTTCCCCTTTTGAGGCTTAGGGACTCGGATCCTTTTCACGCCGTCTGCTTACTGACCTCGATGATAGGTGTTTAGTGTAATAATACATGTTTAGCCGCCCTGGGATTGCCTCCCTGGGTGAAACCGAAAATTGCTTTACAGGGTGCGGTGAGCGGTTGCACTGGGACTCCGCTGTGCCTGGCAGCCAGCTACTGACAAGCTGCGGGCAGGATCCTGAAATATTTAagtgcatatatgtatttttcttcttctctgtagCGATCCCATGCTCAAGAAGCAGGTGCGCTGGAAGTACAGAAAGGTATGCTTCCGCACAGGAAcggtgaggggggaaaaacctcACCCCAAGCTCAtagacctgggtcgagggctgcaccTCgcctttctctccttctccttccccttgcaTGGTGGAGCCCTCCCGGAGGCAGTGTAGGGCCACGAGCTCaacaatatatatttatagatcCCAGAAATGTATAGGATTCAGCATGGAAAACAGTATTTGACtatgccttaaaaaaaccccagccaatCCCACAGGCATTTCTTCAAGGTGTCTGATGGTGATAGATGAGCTCTTCTTCCCCTCATCTAGGTatttccctgcctccagccctgccgccTTTTAAAGCGGCAATGGGgggattttattgtgttttatacTTTCATCTTCGGCAGTGATCTGTCTCTCTCTCCGTGGGTCCAACCAGCGCGCTAATCCCTCAAGTCTCTTATGCAGCAtaattttcatcttaatttttcttatttctcaacGTTAAATGGGTTTGCCAGGGGAACAGGGGGTCATTTCCTGTCCCCGCCAGATCATTAATTCCCGGTGAAAACACTGCGCTCTGCCGCTTCTCGAGCAAACAGAAACGTCGGAAAGAGCCGGTGTCATGTGCAACAtactgggctgtgctgcagcagctggaggagcagagatgcTGGTGTGCGCTGCAGAGACCACAGCGCTTCAAAACGGTCATTTGAAATAGAGGGAGGGAGAGATTATATAAGAGCAgtagaaaatggctttttaattcCTTAACAGAAACAATAAcgtctgttttttttccagcttgaatCTGCTGAGCGGTCTTCctcattgtctttatttttagaaacGATTGCTcttctggttggttggttggttgttgtttttttgttccaAAACAAGACTGGCCCGATTGTTTTGGTACCAATAGTTGTCACTTTCTGAATAAGGGATTTGATTTTTGCTCCTGTTTTTTGGTATTTGAGCACCTCTGTCTGCCCGTAATCTGTCTCAGCTGAggctggaaaaggaaacaaacaaaaaaaatctcaacccCATAGTCGTGAATGTTTTCTGCAGAACGTTTCATGAGATGAGAAAAATCCGGAATTATTCTCCTTaaaccagcagcaggagaggaaaagaaatgactcatctgtttacttttaaaaatcctttttaagaACTCAAACGCGCCTGATAAATTATCGGCATTTTACCCAACCAGCCTCCACTATTAACTCCCGACATTTCAGTAGTCTTGCGCTCGCCGTGGCATCTCACTGCCAAATCCAAGGATTTACAGGTCTCAGGAGAGACTTGGGAGATTTCCCGCTTCCCTGCCTTGGACAATTTTTAGCCTTTGTTTGTGGGgtttgctcccccccccccttttccctcttAGTTTGCAGGTTTGTCGGCCCTACAAACATCTATGTGAGCAAATGATTTCTGTACGTGGCAGAACCGGTGCAGCTTTTCGCATGCTCTCGGATGCAGACGCATCCCCAGGCTGGGATTCCTCACCCATCCAATTTCGGAGTGGCGCTGCCCTCCCTGTCATCCCAACACCAGCGtgcctgggggatgcagggaagcAGCTCGCATCCAGCAGCCCGGTCAGCGGCGATGGCACGTGTTTCGTTTGTAGGGAGCAGGATTTGGCCGCGTGCAggtgaaaaatgtaaatttggGGTGCGCCGGTGCTTTCCCATGGTAACGGAGTTGAAACTGGACAAGTTTCCATGGTGATTATTACTACGGCAGGATGCACCGCGCACTTCGGGAGAGGCACGGGCAGTGTCAGGCAGAGCGGCCAGCCCCCAGCCAAAGTCTGCCAGCGGCAGCTTGCGGGGCAGAAATTATTTATCCGTCTAAATAAATGGATGCACAGTGGTGTTCATTTGCTGggtagtttttttcttttcagggggAAAGGGCTGTTAATCTCCTTAGGAAACAGGCTGCAAATTTCACTGCAATCACGAATGGAAACCTCtctgcccttttattttttaattgacgTTTGCTTGGTTAATATAAAGAGTTGGTCCGtcaaaattaatttgaagttgctttgatttatttttttgttatttttttttttattctttgtgtcTTTTATGACTCAGGTGCCTGGTTCACTTTACTGTCTCCATCCAGCTCTGTGGCAGGGCAGACGTCGGggtgtggtttgggtttgctcCTTTCTCACCCCGCACACGGCAGTTTCGGAGGCGCTGTAGGCAGCATGCGGTGGTCGCCTGCTCACTTGTAGTAAATCCCAATGGGATGAAAAAAGATGAGTATTTTAGGGGGAGCGAGGGCCCTTCACCCAGAGCGGAACATTTCTGAGCCGTggtatttttagaaatgtttgttttgggggcttttgttGAGTTAGAACAGCGCGCTGTCGCTTGGCTCTGCTGTGCACTGTCATTACGTGAAGCTTTGTTTAAAAACGTGAAGCGGACGGCCCCCGTCCTTGTTTCAGGCtgcctgctggggcagggggggagtttggctgcaggcagcccccgaGCCCTTTTAAATTATCTGTGTTTACGGCTAAATATAAGTAAGTTCCTCAAAACTCTTCGTACAACACTCACGGATGTATGTATATCCAGCATCTCTGTATATACACTACACGGTGTTATGGAGCCGTTAGCCTGAAGCGTGGAAACGTTTAACGGCTTTTCTTCGGCGATGGAGTCTTTAAAGGCaattgcaaatattattttaagggGGAGATTTATGTGGTGCCTAAAATATGTTTCTGGCTTGCAGGCCAAATTATGTCGGTGCCGATGCTCCTGGCAGCCCGGAGCCGCCACGGGTCCCGCTGACAGCGATGTAGAGGCGGCGCCGGCAGAGCCCGAGAAGCCCCGCGACATGGAGGAGCTGTACAAGGACACCCCGAACCTGCCCATGGACGTCACCAGCTCGCCCTCGGCCATGGCCAACAACAAGCTGGAGAACGGGGTGGCCCAGCTGATCACGGCGGAGGCCTGGAACATCAACTCCGCCGACTTGATGAAGAAGGCCTTGTCCCCTCTGGTGACCGTCCCCGCGCCCTCCATCCTGACGCCACCGGCCGAGTCACAGAGCGGGGTGGCCCTGAAGGTGGCGGCCACCGTGCTGCAGCCCATCTGCCTGGGGGACAGCCCTGTCGTCCTGCCCATCCACCTGCAGGTGGCCGGCAGCGCCGCCCCACAGATGCCGGCCACCAACGCCGCCACCCCCTACGTCATGACCACCCAGGGCCCCGTCCCACTGCCCGTCCTCCTGGAGCAGCACGTCTTCCAGCACCTGAACTCGCCCCTGGTGCTGCCCCCGGGGGCCacctgccccgccagccccctgcACGCCGGCCTCTTCCCCCCCACCGCCACTGCCCCCGTTGGGCAGCCCCAGCTCTTGGACCCCAAACCCTCCAGCCAAGCCCAGGAGCCCGTCCTGCCCCCCGTCTTTCAGACGCCGGGATTCGCCGCCGTCCTTCAGGACCTGTTTCCCTCGCAGGgcgccctgggctctgccccctgccagcctccccccgACTACGCTGCCCTCCCGCCCCAGGCCTTCAGCTCGCCCCTCTCCCCGCTGGTCCCCCCCGCCACGCTGCTGGTGCCCTACCCTGTCATCgtgcccctgcctgtccctgtccccatccccatccccgtccccatccccgtgccccATGGCGCCGAGGCCAAGGCGGCCCCCGACCTGCCCAAGCCGCCGCTCTTCACCCCCCACTCCTGCAAGGGCACCCAGACCcccctggagaaggaggagacgAAGCCCTTCGACCTCCTCCACCCGCGGGAGTTTCCCCAGCTGAGCCGCCACACCGTCATCAAGATGGGCGGCGAGAACGAGGCGCTGGACCTCTCCATGAAagggccaccagcaccccggGCCGGCGAGGCCGccccgccaccaccgccgccaccaccgcccccTGAGGACGGGGCCCTGGACCTGTCCCTCGCCTCCTGCCGCAAGCCAGGGGGGTCCCACGGGGAGGCGGCCACCGCCGTCCCCACCGCCACCGCCGAGGCTGGCGTTCACCCCGTGCCGGACAagctccccggcccggccgcccccttcGTCCCCTGCAAGCCCCAGGAGGCGTCTGGCAAGGGGACGGGCGGGGGATCGTCCGAGCTGCTGCGGCAACCGCAGAAGTGGCTGGTGGagccggcgggcagggcgggctgCGAGCCCAAGGCCGGCAACAACATCGAGATCGTCAGCACCTCGCAGACAGCCAAAGTCATCGTCTCAGTCAAGGACGCCGTGCCCACCATCTTCTGCGGCAAGATCAAGGGCCTGTCGGGGGTCTCCACCAAAAACTTTTCCTTCAAAAGGGACCTGCCCCAGGACTCGGTGCTGCAGTGCTATGACGTGAAGAGCCCGCCCGAGCCCCGGGATGCTGCCGAGGCCCTCAGGAAACCCGTCAAAAACAGGAGCGTAAAGCTAAAGAAAATGAACTCGCCGGAGATACATATTCTTCCAATCAAGAAGCAACGGCTCGCTGCCTTTTTTCCAAGAAAGTAAATTATGGGTTTTTAGAATTTTAAGATTATtatgagaagaagaagaagaagaagaaaaaaataataaaaaagatgcaCTTGGTTTTAAACTCATTTAAAACTTTAAACTATCTTTGTAAGTTAtttttgggggaaggggaagaggatcGGATGTAGAGTCCCTATAAgctgggttggttggttttttttttcttttgggtttttttttttttgttatcgaATTTTGACTTTTCATGGgaaactgaataaaaagcaaCCTATTTTTCAAGCAGATTGCACATTTTGCAGCTTTAATGGAGTAAGGGATGAGTCAGAGGGGTAAGAGCTATTTTCACTGCCATAAAGTGCTTTGATGATGTAATTCTTCATAATGGTCGGAATggacatttcaaaataaatgtttgtacGTGCTAATTGGTTGCggcattttttttgtcatttctgagTTGCTTTCAGTGTACGGACAAGGTTTGGCAAAAAGTCTGTAAACTGTAAAGCGCCGCAGCTGACTTGTGACGAGcctaaaatgttaagaaaaaaaaataacaggctAAGAAAAATTATACTGTCCCGAGCACGCTGCAACAGCCGCTAACAATGTGCCCAAACGAGCTTCTGGAGGAGC
Encoded here:
- the RAI2 gene encoding retinoic acid-induced protein 2 produces the protein MEELYKDTPNLPMDVTSSPSAMANNKLENGVAQLITAEAWNINSADLMKKALSPLVTVPAPSILTPPAESQSGVALKVAATVLQPICLGDSPVVLPIHLQVAGSAAPQMPATNAATPYVMTTQGPVPLPVLLEQHVFQHLNSPLVLPPGATCPASPLHAGLFPPTATAPVGQPQLLDPKPSSQAQEPVLPPVFQTPGFAAVLQDLFPSQGALGSAPCQPPPDYAALPPQAFSSPLSPLVPPATLLVPYPVIVPLPVPVPIPIPVPIPVPHGAEAKAAPDLPKPPLFTPHSCKGTQTPLEKEETKPFDLLHPREFPQLSRHTVIKMGGENEALDLSMKGPPAPRAGEAAPPPPPPPPPPEDGALDLSLASCRKPGGSHGEAATAVPTATAEAGVHPVPDKLPGPAAPFVPCKPQEASGKGTGGGSSELLRQPQKWLVEPAGRAGCEPKAGNNIEIVSTSQTAKVIVSVKDAVPTIFCGKIKGLSGVSTKNFSFKRDLPQDSVLQCYDVKSPPEPRDAAEALRKPVKNRSVKLKKMNSPEIHILPIKKQRLAAFFPRK